The following are encoded together in the Micromonospora lupini genome:
- a CDS encoding LysR family transcriptional regulator: protein MLERYEVETFLTLAEELHFGRTAERLALSTGRVSHIVKRLERRIGAPLFTRTSRVVRLTPIGRQFAEELAPLVAGMDEAVRRATDAARGVTGTLRVAFLGEWTAPVLLRAVALFGDRHPDCRVEVHEAQLSTTRSGLLDGSTDVLIASYPFDGMATGPALLSEGRVLAVAAGHPLARERSVSLEVLADHPVVQYPTVTSAEFKHDRTPERTSAGRPVPKGPAGNTFSEMLSLVALGRGVLPVGEHTRRYYPRPDVAYVPIHDAPSIERGPVWLPSNTTTRVREFVRAATDANPR from the coding sequence GTGCTGGAGCGGTACGAGGTCGAGACGTTCCTGACGCTCGCGGAGGAACTGCACTTCGGCCGGACCGCCGAGCGGCTGGCCCTCAGCACCGGCCGGGTCAGCCACATCGTGAAGAGGCTGGAACGCCGGATCGGCGCACCGCTGTTCACCCGCACCAGTAGGGTCGTCCGGCTCACCCCGATCGGCCGGCAGTTCGCCGAGGAGCTGGCTCCGCTGGTCGCCGGGATGGACGAGGCCGTCCGCCGCGCGACCGACGCCGCCCGGGGCGTGACCGGCACGCTCCGGGTGGCGTTCCTCGGCGAATGGACCGCGCCGGTGCTGCTCCGGGCGGTGGCCCTGTTCGGCGACCGACACCCCGACTGTCGGGTGGAGGTGCACGAGGCGCAGTTGTCCACCACCCGATCCGGGCTGCTCGACGGCTCGACTGACGTCTTGATCGCCTCGTACCCGTTCGACGGCATGGCCACCGGCCCGGCGCTGCTCTCCGAGGGTCGGGTGCTGGCGGTGGCGGCTGGTCACCCGCTCGCACGGGAGCGGTCGGTGTCGTTGGAGGTGCTCGCCGACCATCCGGTGGTGCAGTACCCGACCGTGACCTCGGCCGAGTTCAAGCACGACCGCACACCGGAGCGCACCTCTGCCGGCCGGCCGGTGCCGAAGGGTCCCGCCGGGAACACCTTCTCCGAGATGCTGTCCCTGGTCGCGCTGGGCCGGGGTGTCCTGCCGGTCGGCGAGCACACGCGGCGCTACTACCCGCGCCCTGACGTGGCGTACGTGCCCATCCACGATGCGCCATCGATCGAACGAGGGCCGGTCTGGTTACCCAGCAACACCACGACCCGGGTACGCGAGTTCGTCCGCGCCGCGACCGACGCGAACCCCCGATGA
- a CDS encoding PH domain-containing protein, which translates to MANIAYDRKEQVQQIESGLLDGEQIIAVYDAVGTGTGFIGLTDRRVIIQDRSFVGKRHAITSIPYSKITSVSVVSNKSWGGTFFSTGSIAIHVGTHTYEVEFRGAQKSHHVHNVILHHIS; encoded by the coding sequence ATGGCGAACATCGCGTACGACCGCAAGGAGCAGGTCCAGCAGATCGAGAGCGGGCTGCTCGACGGGGAGCAGATCATTGCCGTCTACGACGCCGTCGGCACCGGCACCGGGTTCATCGGGTTGACCGACCGGCGCGTGATCATCCAGGACCGCTCCTTCGTCGGGAAGCGGCACGCGATCACCAGCATCCCGTACTCGAAGATCACCAGCGTGAGCGTGGTCAGCAACAAGTCGTGGGGCGGCACGTTCTTCTCCACAGGCTCGATCGCGATCCACGTCGGCACCCACACCTACGAGGTGGAGTTCCGCGGCGCGCAGAAGAGCCACCACGTACACAACGTGATCCTGCACCACATCTCCTGA
- a CDS encoding class I SAM-dependent methyltransferase yields MSVFDDPGLFGRLWAAGYDSPGNPDPAPAVDFLADLADGGPVLELAIGTGRVALPLAERGLALHGIEASEEMVAQMRAKPGGDQIPVVVGDMADVQVAGPFRLAYLVFNTLFNLVDAERQADCFRNVARVLSPGGAFVIETFVPDPRSFDADEQVQVREVTEDSATIRLHRYDRPAQRFIRQTITFDGDGVHLKPFAMRYAWPHQIDEMARQAGLRLTERYADWHRRPFTADSPSHISVYRAE; encoded by the coding sequence ATGTCGGTCTTCGACGATCCCGGCCTCTTCGGCCGGCTGTGGGCCGCCGGCTACGACAGCCCGGGCAACCCCGACCCGGCGCCAGCGGTGGACTTCCTGGCCGATCTGGCCGACGGTGGGCCGGTTCTCGAACTGGCGATCGGCACCGGCCGGGTCGCGCTACCACTCGCCGAACGTGGTCTCGCCCTGCACGGCATCGAGGCGTCCGAGGAGATGGTGGCGCAGATGCGGGCCAAGCCCGGCGGCGACCAGATTCCCGTGGTCGTCGGCGACATGGCTGACGTACAGGTGGCGGGCCCGTTCCGCCTGGCGTACCTGGTCTTCAACACACTGTTCAACCTGGTGGACGCCGAGCGGCAGGCGGACTGTTTCCGCAACGTCGCCCGGGTGCTGTCGCCGGGCGGAGCGTTCGTCATCGAGACGTTCGTACCCGACCCGCGCAGCTTCGACGCCGATGAGCAGGTGCAGGTCCGCGAGGTGACCGAGGACTCCGCGACGATCCGACTGCACCGGTACGACCGGCCGGCGCAGCGGTTCATCCGGCAGACGATCACCTTCGACGGCGACGGTGTGCACCTGAAGCCGTTCGCCATGCGCTACGCCTGGCCGCACCAGATCGACGAGATGGCGCGGCAGGCGGGGCTCCGGCTCACCGAGCGGTACGCCGACTGGCACCGGCGGCCGTTCACCGCCGACAGCCCGTCCCACATCTCCGTCTACCGGGCGGAGTAG
- a CDS encoding MFS transporter: MPRFPRTSPYWPVVSHPLLRRVLPGLAVSALGDGMAVVAVTWLAIQLAPQGQRGLWIAVAVAAYTLPSAAGTVIFGRLLRGRGGAQLAGWDAILRAAALAAIPIAHLAGVLTIGPYVVLLAASALLHSWGSAGRFTLIAELLPERHHLPANAVLTTISGFATIVGPPLAGILIGWAGPVWVIAVDAATFAVLTLTYRLALPGSRTIHRYERGASRTAGLSVIRRQPALLGLLVLSLWFFFLFGPVYVAMPIHVTDDLHASATLLGVYYTAFGVGGLVGGVAAGHLRRWPLRATTIGIVIGFGVAMLPLGLGAPVGLSLPAFAVAGLIWAPYMSTSMALFQRSASTEQLPAVLAANGAVLVLAVPLGTMLGGPLVGAMGARPTLLFCAVAIVSLGLVAAGFVTLRRSAHAPTAAEVSARR, encoded by the coding sequence ATGCCTCGTTTTCCGCGTACCTCGCCCTACTGGCCCGTCGTCAGTCATCCCCTGCTGCGGCGTGTGCTGCCCGGGTTGGCCGTGTCCGCCCTGGGCGACGGCATGGCGGTTGTCGCGGTGACCTGGCTGGCCATCCAGCTCGCGCCGCAGGGCCAGCGCGGCCTGTGGATCGCGGTCGCGGTGGCCGCGTACACCCTGCCCAGCGCGGCGGGAACTGTCATCTTCGGTCGGTTGCTGCGCGGGCGCGGTGGCGCTCAACTCGCCGGCTGGGACGCGATCCTGCGCGCCGCCGCGCTCGCGGCGATCCCGATCGCCCACCTCGCCGGGGTGCTCACCATCGGGCCGTACGTCGTCCTGCTCGCCGCCTCCGCGCTGCTGCACTCGTGGGGCTCGGCCGGGCGGTTCACCCTGATCGCCGAGTTGCTGCCCGAGCGCCACCACCTGCCGGCCAACGCGGTGCTGACCACCATCTCCGGGTTCGCGACCATCGTCGGCCCGCCGTTGGCGGGCATTCTGATCGGCTGGGCGGGCCCGGTCTGGGTCATCGCCGTCGACGCCGCGACGTTCGCCGTGCTCACGCTCACCTATCGCCTCGCGCTACCCGGCAGCCGGACAATTCATCGGTACGAGCGCGGCGCCTCGCGTACCGCAGGTTTGTCGGTCATCCGCCGCCAGCCCGCGCTGCTGGGCCTGCTGGTGTTGAGCCTCTGGTTCTTCTTCCTCTTCGGCCCGGTGTACGTCGCCATGCCGATCCACGTCACCGACGACCTGCACGCCTCCGCGACGCTGCTCGGCGTGTACTACACCGCCTTCGGCGTCGGCGGCCTCGTCGGCGGCGTGGCGGCCGGGCACCTTCGCCGCTGGCCGCTGCGCGCCACCACGATCGGCATCGTCATCGGGTTCGGCGTCGCCATGCTGCCCCTCGGCCTGGGCGCACCCGTGGGCCTGTCCCTGCCGGCGTTCGCAGTGGCGGGCCTGATCTGGGCACCGTACATGTCCACGTCGATGGCGTTGTTCCAGCGCAGCGCGTCCACTGAGCAGCTCCCCGCGGTGCTTGCCGCGAACGGCGCCGTCCTCGTGCTCGCGGTGCCGCTCGGGACGATGCTCGGCGGCCCGCTGGTCGGTGCCATGGGCGCACGCCCGACGCTGCTGTTCTGCGCCGTGGCGATCGTGAGCCTCGGCCTGGTCGCCGCGGGATTCGTGACGTTGCGGCGGAGCGCGCACGCCCCAACGGCCGCCGAGGTCAGTGCCCGTCGCTGA
- a CDS encoding SRPBCC family protein, protein MDILHQVGVVAPLAEVYGAVATPEGVAGWWSIDTTGKSEVGGRLAVRFGADGGFDLEILELDPVGRVRWRVVGGPDEWIGTEVEWRFEQRGTYTIVDFTQAGWREPTDLMRECSTKWAIFLMSLKQLVETGRGRPAPDDVQISDGH, encoded by the coding sequence GTGGACATTCTGCATCAGGTGGGCGTCGTCGCCCCGCTCGCCGAGGTCTACGGCGCGGTGGCGACTCCCGAGGGCGTCGCGGGCTGGTGGTCGATCGACACGACCGGCAAGAGCGAGGTCGGCGGGCGGTTGGCCGTGCGGTTCGGTGCCGACGGCGGGTTCGACCTGGAAATCCTTGAGCTGGACCCGGTTGGGCGGGTGCGGTGGCGGGTCGTCGGTGGCCCCGACGAGTGGATCGGCACCGAGGTCGAGTGGCGCTTCGAACAGCGCGGGACGTACACGATTGTTGATTTTACGCAGGCGGGTTGGCGCGAGCCGACCGACCTCATGCGCGAGTGCAGCACCAAGTGGGCGATCTTCCTGATGAGTCTCAAGCAACTGGTGGAGACGGGGCGCGGCAGGCCGGCGCCGGACGACGTCCAGATCAGCGACGGGCACTGA
- a CDS encoding VOC family protein: MSESGPQRHHTIDYIEFTVTDLGEAKRFYADAFGWQFTDYGPEYAGIRSPHGDAAPEVGGLRRDEKVRVGGPLVLLYSTDLDRSVQAVKEAGGQVVDGPYEFPGGRRFHFTDPSGNELGVWADQ; this comes from the coding sequence ATGTCTGAGTCAGGTCCCCAGCGACACCACACCATCGACTACATCGAGTTCACGGTGACCGACCTCGGCGAGGCCAAGCGCTTCTACGCCGACGCGTTCGGCTGGCAGTTCACCGACTACGGGCCGGAGTACGCGGGCATCCGCAGCCCGCACGGTGACGCCGCACCCGAGGTGGGTGGTCTCCGTCGGGACGAGAAGGTGCGAGTGGGCGGGCCGCTGGTGCTGCTCTACTCGACCGACCTGGACCGGTCCGTGCAGGCGGTGAAGGAGGCCGGAGGCCAGGTGGTCGACGGGCCGTACGAGTTCCCCGGGGGCCGCCGGTTCCACTTCACCGACCCCAGCGGCAACGAGCTGGGCGTCTGGGCCGACCAGTAG
- a CDS encoding class I SAM-dependent methyltransferase, translated as MSLSSSFGSAASAYAEHRPDYAQAAVRWALEFAPGSRVLDLGAGTGKLTATLVALGADVVAVEPDPAMLAELRRAMPAVRALPGGAEAIPLPEASVDAVLAGNALHWFDMAVAGPEIARVLAPGGVLAGLWNTMDDRIDWVAGLERVSGSAAIGPRDTVTSWRAATADMLVPRTGPTARFGPAEQAEFPHGQLRTADSLIATLATRAGMLVMPEPEREATLARIRDFLGSRPETAEGEFTVPMLTGVLRARRR; from the coding sequence ATGTCGCTCAGCTCGTCGTTCGGCTCGGCGGCGTCCGCGTACGCCGAGCATCGCCCGGATTACGCGCAGGCCGCGGTGCGGTGGGCGCTTGAGTTCGCGCCCGGCTCGCGAGTGCTCGACCTTGGCGCCGGCACCGGCAAGCTGACCGCCACGTTGGTCGCCCTCGGCGCGGACGTGGTCGCGGTCGAACCCGATCCGGCGATGCTCGCCGAGCTGCGCCGCGCAATGCCTGCCGTTCGTGCCCTGCCTGGTGGTGCCGAGGCGATTCCGTTGCCGGAGGCGTCCGTCGACGCCGTGCTTGCCGGCAACGCCCTGCACTGGTTCGACATGGCCGTCGCGGGGCCGGAAATCGCCCGGGTCCTGGCACCCGGCGGCGTCCTGGCGGGCCTGTGGAACACCATGGACGACCGGATCGACTGGGTCGCCGGCCTCGAACGGGTCAGCGGGAGCGCGGCGATCGGCCCGCGTGACACGGTCACCAGTTGGCGCGCGGCTACCGCCGACATGCTCGTTCCGCGTACCGGCCCGACTGCCCGGTTCGGTCCGGCGGAGCAGGCGGAGTTTCCCCATGGACAGCTCAGAACGGCCGATTCGCTTATCGCGACACTCGCCACCCGGGCCGGAATGCTTGTCATGCCGGAGCCGGAACGGGAGGCCACGCTCGCCCGGATCCGCGACTTCCTGGGGAGCAGGCCCGAGACCGCCGAGGGTGAGTTCACAGTGCCGATGCTTACCGGCGTGCTCCGCGCCCGCCGGCGGTGA